Below is a genomic region from Pseudarthrobacter sulfonivorans.
CGGCGTCGCCCAGGTCTCCGACCCGGTGAACCTTCAGCATGTTCGTGGAACCGGCCTTTCCGGGAGGCGAACCGGCGGCGATGACCACCAGGTCGCCGTCGTTAACCACTTTCAATTCCAGCAGGCTGCGGTCAACCTGCGCGGTCATCTCGTCGGTATGGCCCACCATGGGTACCAGCACTGGCTGGATGCCCCACGTCAGTGCCAGCTGGTTCCACACGTGCTCCAGCGGAGTGAATGCGAACACCGGCTTGATCGGGCGCAGGCGTGACAGGCGGCGTGCCGAATCACCGGACTGGGTGAAAGTACAGATGTACTTTGCTTCCAGCTGGTCGGCGATTTCGACGGCGGCGCGGGTGATGGCGCCACCACGGGTCTTGGGCTTGGTGCCCAGCGGCGGAACGCGTTCCAGGCCGTGGACCTCGGTGGATTCAATGATCCGGGCCATGACCTTGACGGTCTCGATCGGGTACTTGCCCACGCTGGTCTCGCCGGACAGCATAACGGCATCTGCACCGTCGAGCACGGCGTTGGCGCAGTCCGAGGCCTCTGCACGGGTGGGGCGCGGGTTGTCGATCATGGATTCGAGGACCTGCGTGGCCACGATGACCGGCTTCGCCCAGCGGCGTGCCAGTTCGATAGCACGCTTCTGCACGATCGGCACTTCCTCCAGCGGAAGTTCCACACCGAGGTCGCCACGGGCCACCATGATGGCGTCGAAGGCATCGATGATTTCGTGCAGCTGGTCCACTGCCTGCGGCTTTTCGATCTTGGCGATGACCGGCACACGGCGGCCTTCTTCGTCCATGATCTCGTGCACGCGGACGATGTCCGAGGCGTCACGGACGAACGACAGGGCAACCAGGTCAACACCGCGGCGCATGGCCCAGCGGAGATCGTCCTCGTCCTTTTCGCTCAGCGCCGGCACGTTGACCGCAACGCCGGGAAGGTTGATGCCCTTGTTGTTGGACACCATCCCGCCGACGGTTACCTCTGTAACGACCTTGACGTCGTCGACCTCAATCGCCCGCAGGGCAACCTTGCCGTCGTCGATCAGCAGGGCATCACCCACGTTGACATCCTCGGTGAGGCTCTTCAGCGTGGTGGAGCAGATCTCCTTGGTGCCCGGAACGTCTTCGGTGGTGATCGTGAAGATGTCACCCTCGGCCAGGGCATGGGGGCCGTCCACAAAGCGGCCAAGACGGATCTTGGGCCCCTGCAGGTCAGCCATGATTGCCACAGGCTTGCTCAGCTGGGCTGCTGCCTTGCGGACATTCTCGTAGGTGCTGTCGTGCACGGAGTAGTCACCGTGACTCATGTTCATCCGGGCAACATCTACACCGGCTTCCAACACCGCGAGGGTGTTCTCAAAGCTGGCAATTGCCGGGCCAAAAGTGGCCACAATCTTAGCGCGTCTCATATACCTACCCTAGTAGTGTCCTGCATTGGTTAAGTTGTTGTGGAGGTGAATCCGCGGCGAACTGACTGTTGTCAGAGAACCGCGATGGCCCGGTCCGTCGGAGCCACTGGCGCCGGCAGGATGGTGCTGCCCATGAGGAACTTGTCCACGGCGGCCGCACAGGCCCGGCCCTCAGCGATGGCCCACACAATGAGCGACTGACCGCGGCCAGCGTCACCGGCCACGAAGATGCCCTCCGTGTTGGTCATGTAGTACCCGTCGCGGGACACGTTGCCGCGCCCGTCGAAGTCGGCGCTGACCTGCTCAGTGATGCCCGCAGGCTCGGCTCCGGTGAAGCCCAGCGACAGGAAGACCAGGTCCGCAGGGATGATCCGTTCGGTGCCGGCCTTGGGAAGCCGCTTGCCGTCAACGAATTCCGTTTCGGCCACCTTGACGCCGGTCAGCTTGCCGTTCTCGCCGACGAACTCCACGGTGGAGGCGAGGTAAGTGCGTTCGCCGCCTTCCTCATGGGCGCTGGCCATTTCGAAGAGGGTGGGGAACGTGGGCCAGGGCTGGTGCCCGGCACGTTCGGCCGGCGGCTGCTTGCCGATGGCCAGCGTGGTCACTGACGCGGCTCCATGGCGGTGCGCCGTACCGAGGCAGTCAGCACCGGTATCGCCGCCGCCCAGGATCACCACATGCTTGCCCTTGGCATGGATCTGGTTCTCCACCGTCTCCCCCGCGACAACGCGGTTGGCCGGCACCAGGTAATCCATGGCAAAGTGCACGCCTTCAAAGTCGCGGCCCGGGATGGGCAGGTTCCTCGGGACGGTGGCGCCGGTGGCAACCACGACGGCGTCGTAGCGGCGTCGCAGCTGCTCCCACGTCACGTCGGTGCCCACAGCGACGCCGGTGCGGAAGCGGGTGCCTTCCACCTTCATCTGCTCAACGCGGCGGTCCACCTGCTCCTTCTCCATCTTGAAGTCGGGGATGCCGTAGCGGAGAAGGCCGCCGATCTTGTCGTCACGTTCGTACACCGCAACGGTGTGGCCCACTCGGGTCAGCTGCTGCGCCACGGCCAGGCCTGCCGGGCCGGAGCCGACGACGGCAACGGTCTTTCCGGTCAGGCGCGTCGGAGGCAGTGGGTTGACCCAGCCGTTTTCGAACGCTTCGTCGATGATGGAGACTTCAACCTGCTTGATGGTGACTGCGGGCTGGTTGATTCCCAGCACACAGGACGCCTCGCACGGCGCCGGGCAAAGCCGGCCGGTCCACTCGGGGAAGTTGTTGGTGGCGTGCAGCCGCTCAATCGCTTCCTCGCCCTTGTCCCGCCACGCGAGGTCGTTCCATTCCGGGATGAGGTTGCCCAGCGGGCAGCCCTGGTGGCAGAACGGCACGCCGCAGTCCATGCAGCGGCCGGCCTGGGCCTTCAGGACACCCTTTTCCTGGGCCTCGTAGACTTCCTTCCAGTCCATGATGCGGACGGGAACGGGGCGGCGCGGCTGGGTTTCACGCTGGCGTACTTTAAGAAATCCGCGTGGATCAGCCACCGGTCACCTCCAGGATTCGAGCCCATACTTCTTCGCCATCAGGGTCCAGGCCCTCTTCGATGGCGTCCAGTCGGGTTTGCAGGACTGCCGCGTAATCGCGCGGCAGCACTTTGGTAATACGGGCAGCGGTATCGTCGAAGTTCTCCAGCAACCGCGCCGCATGGAGCGATTCCGTTTCCTCGACATGCTTCACCAGCAGGCCGTGGACGATGTCCCGGTCTTCGGCGTCGAGTCCAACGAGCTGGAGTTCGCCGGACTGCAGGGCGTCCTTGTTGACCTGCGTGGTCTGCAGGTCCAGCACGTAGGCGGTTCCGCCGGACATGCCGGCGCCGAAGTTGCGGCCGGTGCGGCCGATGATCAGCGTCTGCCCGCCGGTCATATACTCGCAGCCGTGGTCGCCGATGCCTTCAACAACTGCGGTGGCCCCTGAGTTACGGACCAGGAAGCGTTCGCCCACCTGGCCGCGCAGGAACATCTCGCCGCTGGTGGCGCCGTAGCCGATCACGTTGCCGGCAATGACGTTGCTTTCGGCCTTGAACACGTTGGTGCGGTCCGGCCGGACGATGATCCGCCCGCCGGAAAGGCCCTTGCCCACGTAGTCGTTCGAGTCACCGAAGAGGCGCAGCGTGATGCCGGCGGGCAGGAAGGCGCCCAGCGACTGTCCCGCGGTACCGGTCAGGGTGATGTCGATGGTGTCCGGCGCCAGCACGTCCGTGCTGAACGTCTTGGTCACCGTGTGGCCCAGCATGGTGCCCACGGAGCGGTCCGTGTTGATCACGTCCACCGCGATCTTCACCGGGCTGCGGTCAGTCAGCGCCTCCGTGGCCATGGTGATCAGGCGCTGGTCAAAGTGCTTGTCCAGCTCGTGGTTCTGCGAGGTCATGTTGCGCAGCGGAGCGTCGTCGTCGAACTCGAGCCCGTGCAGGATCGGGTCCAGGTCCAGGCCGTCGGCCTTCCAGTGGTTGATCGCTTCGCGGGCATCCAGCACCTCGGCGTGGCCGATCGCCTCTTCGATGCTCCGGAAGCCGAGTTCCGCGAGGATCTCGCGGACTTCCTCGGCCAGGAATTCGAAGAAGTTGACCACAAATTCGGGCTTGCCGGTGAAGCGGGCCCGCAGCTCGGGGTTCTGCGTTGCGACGCCCACCGGGCAGGTGTCCAGGTGGCAGACGCGCATCATGATGCAGCCTTCCACGACCAGCGGGGCGGTGGCGAAACCGAATTCCTCGCCGCCGAGCAGCGCGGCGATAACAACATCGCGGCCGGTCTTGAGCTGGCCGTCCACCTGGACCACCACACGGTCGCGCAGGCCGTTGAGCATCAGCGTCTGCTGCGTCTCCGCGAGCCCCAGCTCCCACGGCACACCCGCGTGCTTGAGCGAGTTCAGCGGGGACGCGCCGGTCCCGCCGTCGTGGCCGGAGACCAGTACGACGTCGGCCTTCGCT
It encodes:
- a CDS encoding glutamate synthase subunit beta, producing MADPRGFLKVRQRETQPRRPVPVRIMDWKEVYEAQEKGVLKAQAGRCMDCGVPFCHQGCPLGNLIPEWNDLAWRDKGEEAIERLHATNNFPEWTGRLCPAPCEASCVLGINQPAVTIKQVEVSIIDEAFENGWVNPLPPTRLTGKTVAVVGSGPAGLAVAQQLTRVGHTVAVYERDDKIGGLLRYGIPDFKMEKEQVDRRVEQMKVEGTRFRTGVAVGTDVTWEQLRRRYDAVVVATGATVPRNLPIPGRDFEGVHFAMDYLVPANRVVAGETVENQIHAKGKHVVILGGGDTGADCLGTAHRHGAASVTTLAIGKQPPAERAGHQPWPTFPTLFEMASAHEEGGERTYLASTVEFVGENGKLTGVKVAETEFVDGKRLPKAGTERIIPADLVFLSLGFTGAEPAGITEQVSADFDGRGNVSRDGYYMTNTEGIFVAGDAGRGQSLIVWAIAEGRACAAAVDKFLMGSTILPAPVAPTDRAIAVL
- the pyk gene encoding pyruvate kinase, with product MRRAKIVATFGPAIASFENTLAVLEAGVDVARMNMSHGDYSVHDSTYENVRKAAAQLSKPVAIMADLQGPKIRLGRFVDGPHALAEGDIFTITTEDVPGTKEICSTTLKSLTEDVNVGDALLIDDGKVALRAIEVDDVKVVTEVTVGGMVSNNKGINLPGVAVNVPALSEKDEDDLRWAMRRGVDLVALSFVRDASDIVRVHEIMDEEGRRVPVIAKIEKPQAVDQLHEIIDAFDAIMVARGDLGVELPLEEVPIVQKRAIELARRWAKPVIVATQVLESMIDNPRPTRAEASDCANAVLDGADAVMLSGETSVGKYPIETVKVMARIIESTEVHGLERVPPLGTKPKTRGGAITRAAVEIADQLEAKYICTFTQSGDSARRLSRLRPIKPVFAFTPLEHVWNQLALTWGIQPVLVPMVGHTDEMTAQVDRSLLELKVVNDGDLVVIAAGSPPGKAGSTNMLKVHRVGDLGDAGSLGGDAGAPREKLGPWPTV